The genomic stretch TGAAACGTGCCAGGGCTCGCTCAAGAAACAAACCCACCAGGGTGcgtgtagaaaaataaaatatatcgcTGCTCCCTGAGGGTTTCTCCATGGATGAGATATTGATGGAATGCTGAGCTTCACATCATGATAAGGATGACTCCTAGTTAATAAGTGctttgattgtttttctttactttttaggGACAATGCCCTGTTAAAAGCCTGGAGGAGCTGGCAACCATCCTAGAGGTGCTGGAGGAGGATCTTAGAACTGGCTGCACTTCCCTCTCCCAAAATCCATCCCCTTCTGATTTCACAGCCTATCCTAATCAGTCTCCAACCGGTAACACTTCTTAAACATATCACATACATATTCTGCCTCTCTGAAATCATTCCTGGAAGTTAAACAGCAACTTTATATTCCCATGTGTTTTCCCCTGTAGACGTAGGTGGTGGTGATAGATATGAGGAAATCATTCCCAGCCCAGAATCCTACACGATCTACTCTCCGAGCACCTCAGAATACGATGCAGCGTGGGCCCGTTCTGACTGCATGTTCTTCGACCTCCAGCCCTCTGGGGTCAGCGATAGGCAACTTTATGGCGACAAAGAGGACGACTGGTTCAAGCTAAAGAACAACTGGGATCCAAACAGCTCTGCTTTCTTCTGGACACAGCTGCAGAAAGAGGAGGAGTGGTGGAAGGCAGTCTCAGATGCTGAACTGCTGACCACTGACGAGCATGGCAGGACGTAAGTACGATGCACACTGTTACTGTCTGGAAGGAGAAAAGTCTTGTGCTCACTTTTTACAGGGGTAATACTGGCtctgtaaattaaatatatagGCTTCAAATATTTAGCAAAATACCTAAATAACCTGATAGTAATATTTACTGACTCTCGTTGTTCAAGTAGTAGAGATGGCACCCATGTCATCCAATCACAGTCATCGAAGTAAACTGCATTTGTATCTGTCGACTAGTTTATCTTCTGAACTCAAACCTTGCTATTTCTCATTGATTTAGCTATGGGGAAATTGTTTTGTAGGTTTACCATGAGTTCACTTCACCTAttcaataagcaaaatttcactaTTAGGTGGGCTATTAAGCACTGTCTGtcgaccaaaacaagatgtgtggcaTACCACGCTGGGCTACATTAAACAACgctaactgtgttagctggCCACCGGCTACTAGTCTCACAAAACGGTAACCTCTGGCCCATCACTGGTCAAACTCCAgcaattaacccacatgccACAATTGTCACATCACACTGAATCAAATCAACATAGcaacacaagtctaacaagactgtaacaccaacaaaaacaaacatttgacttcatgttgtctctttccttatctgacCACCTCTTTGCcaaagattgttgttttttgtggtaATAACGGCTGCTGATCGTCTGCGGGTGAACATGGTGGTAGCATTTTAAGGGGAGTGAGGAGATATaccctgagtggcagctattCACATGGCCCACGCCCAGCTTTgaaaacaagagactggagaacaacacaaagaGACGGTGTGTGATGTCATACCTAATTCcctctaaaaagatacctttagttcttcacaaacctaatttttagttctatcagaaataatgaaatttcgcttattgctcctttataCACATTTTGTCTATTACTGACTTCAAGTTATTTTCTCAGGATTTTCTGTAGTCGACCAAAGCAAAGGACTGCATAATTTTAACCCAAAACAAAGTAAtcctttattttgttataaGACAAAACTCTGAAAAGTGTATCGTGCATATGTTTTCAGTCCATCTGAGTAAGggctttgtagaaccacctctTACTGCAGTTTACATGTGGCTGCCTGTCAATTAATTTTGGATGCTCGTcagtaactgaccaatcagcaaTCACAATTTGTCCCAAGGTGAAACGGCCCTTACCCACAGGAGCTGCAGGCCTTTTGCCTCAACCGCCCCTTTGTTTTGATTACTATTTTGGTCACTCTTGGCCTTCTCTCAATGGGCTTCATGAGGTCAGCCACCTGAAATATTTGTTCAACTGTCTTGAAAGAGTTCCCACAGGTAGTAATAAAACTAAAGACAAACAACTGAATGATAACCTTGCCTGTAAGAGGTATTTCTgcagtatttgtgcattcacacacacacaagaatccatcttgtaccgctccccGCATCAACCGTTTGTATgcaaaccaaaaacagtttgggccaatcacgttacagtattgtggtttaaggcaggacatacggtgtgatgaaagcaagagctgatgagcccacagctgaaccaacataaacatggcagcgcagaaGGACACACGTGTAGCTGCTGgtatcacatctgttttctaAGATTCCACaacttcatctttgaaagaagaacagcaagaagtgccttgactagcttacattcttgtggtttctcatgacgtctgCTGCTTCCATTTTAAGTTGATACCGTGTTTGGCTAAAACCAATCACGGCTGgaaggcgggcactaggtgtcgcttctcCCAATCAggtcagagagttctgctgaatgtctctcctttccccaaatgaaTTAGATAGGACCAGACTGacaatgtgcagaacggagtgctacacattatcaacctGTCGGGCCAGGTTaattgaatgagaaggtgagtCCAAGCTTTTGAATGGTAGTGTATGTTGCAACTATAAGTTGAGTGTCAGCTATGATCAGATAACAAGACACTAATTTTGCagtaaacatttattatttagcGTAATCTAAACTGTACAGTCTTAATTAATGAATTTCACACTAAATTATTTGCATAGATAGCTTGATGGCAGCATTAAAACATCTACTGCAGCCTGCAGTAACTATCTTGAGTTACTAACATATTTAAGTCGGGTATATGTTTACATCAATTAATCCGTGGTTACCTTGAAATAATGTTACTGACTTGATGGACGACTCTTTTGAAGAAAAAGTCCCCGTCTTCCTTGCCTTAATGTTAGTAGATAATGAAAAAATGCCAATGGTAGCGCTGTGGGCTTCACTATCACCGCTATCAACAACGTCTTTGTTGTTGGAGGTTATATCTACCTTCTGCGTGGGCAGAGCAATCTTACAGTTGGTGTCACATGAACTACAGCCAGGACCGTTGCAGGTAGGGTGTGAGGCCTTGTGCGAACTTGAAATGTGAGGGCCTGCTctttgatatggatgtacaatTACATGTCAGATTGCACATTACCTTAATCTATCTCTAGACAGATCAATAGATAGAACATTAATGGATGAATTGGAtattaagctttaaaaaaaattaaaaagtgttctAATTATATCAGGAAAAACATGTTGCTAGCTTTTAAAGATcaacacttttttaaaacttaatagaaacacattattaaactttttcaaggttaaatattgtttaagggCTTGTGAACCTTGTGTGTCTAGTAGGTATTTTTGACTATGAGTAAAATGAGCCCATAGTTCGGCAGGAGGCGTTTTCAGCTGTATTTTTTCTTGTGCAACTCTTCTCCgtgtgaaactgaaaaataactttgGTAAACTTTACAAAAAGCTCTTAGAGGATCCCCTTTCTCTGGACTCCTCCAGTTAGAAACTGTTCCCCAGTCTTTgtagcagcattttctttactttgatgtagtttccttaatattctgtatgcatcaaaatcatttttattttattttacaagtgTCCTGGTGTGCACCTCACGAGCAGCTGGTGAGACGCTGCTGCatacacacacatcctatattcCCAAATCCAGGCACCGGCACTCCAGACAGGTATCCAGCCCCCGGACCTGGGAGGTGAACCCTAACATCAAGatggggggggcaccacaaCCCGACCTACCCGGGCCACGCTTCGGGCCAACATAAACTGAACGGGCTAACCaaccagaccccccccccccacacacacacacacacacacacacaaaccctgAGGTGCTTCTACCCTCACACCTGCCCTCCATACCTTAGCCCCcccttctccccccccccatattCCAGGAGTGCGCAGAAGCACCAGCCCCAGTCCCGGCTCACCCGGACCCAACGTCCACTGCCAGTTAAGACACCTGACCAGGTGGCCCGCTCCTCCAGGCCCCAACAATAGGAGAGCAGGGGTGTGAAAAAGACCTGCCTccacctgccccccccccccctcccttaaTGCCCTAAATATATGTGTGTTGTGAGAATGTCataaatgaaagtgtctaagatgcataaTAAAATTAGGGTCAAGGACGTCACCAGACAACGGGGCtacagctctgccttctttatCTCAGAACAGTGCATGTCCAATGAGTTTTTGACTTCTCAGAACCTGATCCAGTCAAATTAAGGACATTCTTTCAGTTTGTGGGACACTGGAACTGGAATGAAAAATGTGGCACAGTCCCACGCAAATTGGGACTTCTGCTCACTCCAGCCTCATCATAAAATGTTTGTCAAGTACAGCTACTTATTTTTTCCTCACTGTGGACTTCATTGTGATCCTCAGTGCCTACATTCCAGTCCTTCTCTTGTTGAAGCCTGCTAGGCTCTGCTTCAGTGAGGGTCATGGTAAGATTCCACCAAATTAACATATTCAGACGTGCCATGGGCATCAGCTCAGCCAACATCTCTCGAAGTGTTGATAAATGTATCCAGTGGTCTCCTAGTGATCTATTGAATTAtgcattctttttcttttttctttcccagaACCCGAATTGTGCTTGCAAAATAAAATCGTCATGTTCTCTTGCAGCTGACAAGttagctcccccccccctcttccttcCTCGGAAGGTGTGATGACATAGGGCAactattatataatatatataatatatatatatatatatgatatgaGAGTATATAcgatcatatatatatagatagtaTGTATATAGATAATTAatgagattatatatatatatatatatatactcatatattatatatatatattatacataatATAGCATatataggatatatatatatacatacaacaTAATATACACATAACATATATTACaccacacatatatatatagatataatatatatatatattatattatatatataatatatatatatataatatatatatatattatatatatatagttgttcCAGAACAACTGGAACATTCAATGTTTGGAATAGAAACCATCCATTTAGCTATTCTTTCAGTTAATTTGATTATGAGGGGTTTGCAataaggaggttaaaaaataaaaaatatatattttttgatccATCTATCCATTAAAGGGTTAATAAACTGGTCAAATGATaagaatatttcactttttcaagGGGAACCTCCAGTATAAATCAGGAAACACTTAAATGTCTTTTACATGTCTATTTGTTTGGTTTGTAGACAGGTATGTTAGAGTAAAGAGCAAAAACTGAGAATTAGCATTTTCACTCATGATTTGGCCCGTAAAGGGATAATGTGCAACTTTAGCATCTGGTACATTGCATTTTTGGAATCAGCACCCTCAAATTACCTAAGATCAACTATCCTTCTGTAGTTTTGAGAGATGTTCAACAAAAGTCGTTTTCTAAGCAACTTTTTCTGGCATGCCCCATGGCCTATTAGATCTGATATTCTGATATTACATCAGCTTTTTTCCCAGGATTTCTGCACTCAAAGCCTTTATCCGTATTTACTGCCTTGTGACTTGTACTTCTTCCTCTATGAATAGATATATTTGAGGGCACTTTCGTCACTCTGTGATAACTGAGTACCACTAGAGGTTACAGGgatgtaaaagtgaaaaaagacCGCAGACAAGTCAGACtcacttttagttttatttctgtcatcagaacaaCATCAAATCCTGTTGGCAGGGAGGTGAAAATGAAATCATTCAACCCCAGGCAGCACTTGaatcatcctgacagcagcctTTTTCGTCATGCTAGTATAAAGTGTATAATAACCCAGATTTCAATTGGTGAtccttttcatttcattaaatatttaaatgcattttttttattcagtctgTCTGTGCTTCTTCCTCCAGACTTCTACATAGAGCTGTGTGTGTGGGAAAGAGAGCGAAGGTGTATGCCATTGCCCAAAGAATGGCTTTGATCAAGAGTCTGGACCTAAAAGATTCTGATGGAATGGTACACTACCCACACATATTACacatgcattatttatttatttatttagcatttttgtaAACTTTGATATTATTTTGTTGTGGCTTTGCCACCAAACTTAAACATGGGCTATCACCTAAAACATAAAGTGAAAAGTATCCTGATATGTCTCAATAATCCaagtagaaagaaaaagttGAGTAGGTACTCTGGACAGGTTCTTCTTTATTAGAACGTTTCTTCTCTTCTCTAAGACACTTCTTCAGTCTAAGCATTAAAGCAGTACCTTTGCATAGTGGTGGCCAAAAGGACAGATCAACACAGAAGAGCAAAAGATTCTGCGGTTTACGCACATCTGCAGGCCAATGGTCACTCTTTCAGGGAAGAGTGACCATTAGTTTGAGAGAGGAGTAATAAAAGGCATTATTGCGAACAGATAACACCCAGCATTAAACAGGGGTGGTggccaaacagctgatatcaagacaatagttgaaaggaatgatatGATCACTGgggttcttttaacagcaaactctgtacACATGTaaaatttattaacaaaaatgaaattaacatccagagaacaccactatagaatgctgtttatctgaattaacactatattacaatcaacaaatcctctctatgAGGCtaatgaaacttaactaaaactactaagcaaaatgaagataaaaagaaactaaggaactatgtacacaaaagaaacaaaaggacaaaataaaatggttgaaaatcatcagaatgattaAATGAATCCTGGCTCACTGCAGTTTTaggttaaagaaccaaagttaatcttaaagaatatggaatgagattaaaatatttgaactaattcagaacaacatttggtatgtgtttcaacccattcacaatgcaaatcttgagttaaagaaaacattatcagagaaaataaaattttaaagaatgatttgctcagtaaaatccttAACTTTAGcacgcttgattttattaatgcaattattcatCTGGGAAGCTAGGGGTCGTTGTAGTGTTTGGTCGCTAAATGGGTTAATCTTTACACAAAACACCACtaaattgacattaatgttccatattgATGTGGTtataatgctcatagcactattgaaTAATGGTAGagtgaaaagaaataaacattatgtttaaaacgtATCATAGTTGTGTTGTCGAACAAATGTTATttgggaagctaatagcattatgcTAGCTCTAATTCATTCAGCTCTAATTTTAAAAGGCCTAAAGCTGCATTCAGTCGTAATGAGCAGACCGGAAAACATAagcatcaatatcccatcaatttataaaacccttatgaaaataaagtttgttataaccataaaaacacactcattcGTAACGCTTGGTTTCAAAGAAGCTAGCGGGAGCTATCCTGTAAGCTCagtcaagctttaaaaacactgtgaaaccattttaaataaaccatttaactttccctgttcatttctctgccaaaccagTCTGGGCCTCCAtgtcagttcggttcactttgggcatctagttggaagcagttgaagcAGGGAGGGTGAAGGCTGGTTGTCTGACCAGCTACAGGCGGCTAGCTCGAAACGTGGCCATGAGGAGGCGACTCCGGGGTCCTTCATGCAGTTCTCAGGGCCGTGAAAGGGGATCAGAGCATGGGAAGTGGTGCCTCCGCTCCGCTTCCCTGGTGTAGCTGCTCTTGTGATTCTTTGAGCCGGTTGCAGTAGGCGACTTCAGATCAGCTATCCTCTTAGGTTGGCCTGGCCGCAGAAGAAGACCGATCCGCGCCGTCTCaagtcagctttcctgcaacagctgagaaaaatcacaaggctggtttcgaagaaaaaacatcttgatggtCCCTgagacttttgggaaaatattcggTGACTGATAAGAGGGTCCTGGAGTGGTCTAATTAAAGTGTGTATTTACACCAGGCTTACACTGAATGCGGCTGCGGCGCCACAAGGAacccaaataataaaaaaatcaatgtgttGACATCAGTTGCATGCAATTGCAGGTCCAGTTACACAAGGCCATGCGGTGCTGCAAAAAATTTCCgcaagaaggaagtttgaccAGACGCCGTAGCGGTCCCCGGATAAAGCTCCTGAATTTCACCAGCAAAGCAGAAAACGTCGGGCACTAGATAGAGTAGCATTCTGGTGaattttataataaaatcaCCGCACCAACTTAACTAGcttgactagtgtaaacaaaatggtgacacagaaacacaagaaaacagaggagtttttggaggatgaaataggatatttaaGCGCACAGATAACATGTGATGCCCTAAAAAGTGAAAACTAGggctgtttttaatcatttatgaggAATAGCCACAGAAAGGACCACATTAATTTCTGTTCTCGCCACTGCCGATTGCGCAACCGGAGCCGCAGCTGGCCCAGGAGCAATGTGAGTCGGGGTTTACGAAAAACCAAAACGGGATCAAGACCGCAACCTGCACCGTATTCAATGTGAGCCCTGTGTCAAATCTGAGATGTTGTAGCATGACTTTAAACAGGTTATCCGTGTTTTAAAAACCTCCAATGTAGATGGGTTTAAACACTTCTGCGATGACGAATGTTAGAGACTCATTGCAGTTTTTAATGCCAAGGATGGAACAACTTGTAATTGCCTAATAGCCAGTTAAGTTGTTGAGCAATACAATTTTTACCCTTTTGTTTACATAGCTCTTTGCTCATATTTAAAACGAActgattatgatgatgatgataagaatgattttgaaattaaaaaaatcggAATgtctattaaaataaataatgtaaatataaaattcccatttacatttcatatttactcaGGTGccctttgtctgatattaaaatttgtttgatgatttgaaacatttaagtcagacaaaaagaacaaacagatgAAAAATGTTGGGGGCTAACAGGTGTTTTACAGCACTGCACTTTGTGCAGATGTTTAGCCTTGAGCCTGCACACAGTGCTAACAACATGATGTCAAATCTGCTCCCACTCACAGACTGCCCTCCTCTATGCGGCAAAGCGCAACCAGCACCTCATTGTGGCAGATTTGATCCGACTGGGAGCCAATGTGAATGAGAAAAACAACCTGGGAAAGACCTGCCTCCACCTGAGTGCCGAGAACGGCTATATCAGAGTATTAGAGGTCAGACGATTtgttattttgctttatttcttttccatttttttctccaccacAGTACCAGGTATTGTTGCAGTATTATAAAGGGTAGAAACAGTGATGGGCTTATGGGCTCAACAGACGGGGAGCAACAAATTACAGAA from Fundulus heteroclitus isolate FHET01 chromosome 18, MU-UCD_Fhet_4.1, whole genome shotgun sequence encodes the following:
- the zgc:113279 gene encoding NF-kappa-B inhibitor zeta, yielding MRGVYKRKEPPEAGLCPPLEQPPAEQGTPIPNVTPCKKTGWNKGNRCSMYGGEKVYVGVRVRMPVRDLLKNIRVPKGVEPDDFNERGSKKGSGNMKRARARSRNKPTRGQCPVKSLEELATILEVLEEDLRTGCTSLSQNPSPSDFTAYPNQSPTDVGGGDRYEEIIPSPESYTIYSPSTSEYDAAWARSDCMFFDLQPSGVSDRQLYGDKEDDWFKLKNNWDPNSSAFFWTQLQKEEEWWKAVSDAELLTTDEHGRTLLHRAVCVGKRAKVYAIAQRMALIKSLDLKDSDGMTALLYAAKRNQHLIVADLIRLGANVNEKNNLGKTCLHLSAENGYIRVLEVLKQGMMDGMYIDIEATDNSGMTVLQCASVALKSSMSEVACSMSRHSRLHTLRQEHLMETLKCVLQMDSYLHTAARQSASGELEYGAHGWLHSQQICPAGHFVNPTVMF